A stretch of the Rosa rugosa chromosome 5, drRosRugo1.1, whole genome shotgun sequence genome encodes the following:
- the LOC133712835 gene encoding uncharacterized protein LOC133712835 isoform X3: MNIMMQLLDPRFMDSNFSPSPTEAHPDTMDFLSLAWCNFAVQALQPVQQDHQSLVSLDDPIIKFESPNMTQITKLDKNAKMDGADAKPLPPWKSNDVKSWIWMQQAMHPELNYNSYFRKKWLSWKIVPFKNMSIKKWLKEIKERRKEEHRLQRAEVHAAISMAGVAAALAAIAAESSGKNESTVKEAAVASAAALVAAQCAKVAEAMGAKKEQISSVIGSAMSSTSASDILTLTAAAATSLKGAATLKARSGCKNMLHGGAPVLPIEESHEVDFDFEKCRSMLGMGVHLSIETPDGKYMVRSVSVILSSEAKVNLKLKLLFLK; encoded by the exons ATGAATATAATGATG CAGCTTTTAGATCCCAGGTTCATGGATTCGAATTTCAGCCCAAGCCCTACGGAGGCACATCCTGATACGATGGATTTTCTGTCTCTTGCATGGTGCAATTTTGCAGTACAAGCTTTGCAACCAGTGCAACAAGACCACCAATCTCTAGTTTCATTAGATGATCCAATTATCAAGTTTGAGAGCCCGAACATGACTCAAATCACG AAGTTGGACAAGAATGCAAAGATGGATGGTGCAGATGCCAAGCCTTTACCACCATGGAAATCTAATGATGTAAAG TCATGGATATGGATGCAACAAGCCATGCATCCAGAATTGAACTACAACAGCTATTTCCGAAAGAAATGG CTGTCATGGAAGATAGTGCCATTCAAGAACATGTCGATCAAGAAGTGGCTGAAGGAGATTAAAGAAAGGCGGAAAGAGGAACACAGGTTGCAAAGAGCTGAAGTCCATGCAGCTATATCTATGGCAGGTGTGGCAGCAGCGCTTGCTGCCATTGCGGCTGAAAGCTCTGGAAAGAATGAGAGCACTGTTAAGGAAGCAGCTGTGGCTTCTGCAGCTGCTCTGGTGGCAGCCCAGTGTGCAAAAGTTGCAGAAGCAATGGGAGCAAAGAAGGAACAGATCAGCAGTGTAATAGGTTCAGCCATGAGTAGTACAAGTGCAAGTGATATCTTAACCCTCACAGCTGCAGCTGCAACAT CATTAAAAGGAGCAGCTACACTTAAAGCAAGATCAGGATGCAAGAATATGCTACATGGGGGTGCACCTGTGCTGCCCATCGAGGAGAGCCATGAGGTTGACTTCGACTTTGAAAAGTGTAGGTCCATGCTCGGAATGGGTGTGCACCTCAGCATCGAAACACCAGATG GGAAGTACATGGTCAGATCAGTGTCCGTCATCCTAAGCAGTGAAGCCAAGGTCAACTTAAAGCTTAAATT GTTGTTCTTAAAATAA
- the LOC133712835 gene encoding VAN3-binding protein isoform X1: MNIMMQLLDPRFMDSNFSPSPTEAHPDTMDFLSLAWCNFAVQALQPVQQDHQSLVSLDDPIIKFESPNMTQITKLDKNAKMDGADAKPLPPWKSNDVKSWIWMQQAMHPELNYNSYFRKKWLSWKIVPFKNMSIKKWLKEIKERRKEEHRLQRAEVHAAISMAGVAAALAAIAAESSGKNESTVKEAAVASAAALVAAQCAKVAEAMGAKKEQISSVIGSAMSSTSASDILTLTAAAATSLKGAATLKARSGCKNMLHGGAPVLPIEESHEVDFDFEKCRSMLGMGVHLSIETPDGKYMVRSVSVILSSEAKVVLKIRKLSLLKSKQESIILDMHAELYKDSEAETGTGYLIVLTTSKGTFKLDMEDDYQRYTTWATTINHMLMLSTSLSKYHLQFYKN; the protein is encoded by the exons ATGAATATAATGATG CAGCTTTTAGATCCCAGGTTCATGGATTCGAATTTCAGCCCAAGCCCTACGGAGGCACATCCTGATACGATGGATTTTCTGTCTCTTGCATGGTGCAATTTTGCAGTACAAGCTTTGCAACCAGTGCAACAAGACCACCAATCTCTAGTTTCATTAGATGATCCAATTATCAAGTTTGAGAGCCCGAACATGACTCAAATCACG AAGTTGGACAAGAATGCAAAGATGGATGGTGCAGATGCCAAGCCTTTACCACCATGGAAATCTAATGATGTAAAG TCATGGATATGGATGCAACAAGCCATGCATCCAGAATTGAACTACAACAGCTATTTCCGAAAGAAATGG CTGTCATGGAAGATAGTGCCATTCAAGAACATGTCGATCAAGAAGTGGCTGAAGGAGATTAAAGAAAGGCGGAAAGAGGAACACAGGTTGCAAAGAGCTGAAGTCCATGCAGCTATATCTATGGCAGGTGTGGCAGCAGCGCTTGCTGCCATTGCGGCTGAAAGCTCTGGAAAGAATGAGAGCACTGTTAAGGAAGCAGCTGTGGCTTCTGCAGCTGCTCTGGTGGCAGCCCAGTGTGCAAAAGTTGCAGAAGCAATGGGAGCAAAGAAGGAACAGATCAGCAGTGTAATAGGTTCAGCCATGAGTAGTACAAGTGCAAGTGATATCTTAACCCTCACAGCTGCAGCTGCAACAT CATTAAAAGGAGCAGCTACACTTAAAGCAAGATCAGGATGCAAGAATATGCTACATGGGGGTGCACCTGTGCTGCCCATCGAGGAGAGCCATGAGGTTGACTTCGACTTTGAAAAGTGTAGGTCCATGCTCGGAATGGGTGTGCACCTCAGCATCGAAACACCAGATG GGAAGTACATGGTCAGATCAGTGTCCGTCATCCTAAGCAGTGAAGCCAAG GTTGTTCTTAAAATAAGGAAGCTCAGTCTGTTGAAAAGCAAGCAGGAAA GTATCATACTGGACATGCATGCAGAGCTGTATAAAGATTCAGAGGCAGAGACTGGTACAGGTTATCTTATCGTCTTGACAACGAGTAAGGGGACATTCAAACTTGACATGGAAGATGACTATCAACGTTACACGACATGGGCCACTACCATTAATCATATGCTGATGCTCTCTACTTCATTATCAAAATATCATCTTCAGTTCTACAAAAACTAA
- the LOC133712835 gene encoding VAN3-binding protein isoform X2 — MNIMMLLDPRFMDSNFSPSPTEAHPDTMDFLSLAWCNFAVQALQPVQQDHQSLVSLDDPIIKFESPNMTQITKLDKNAKMDGADAKPLPPWKSNDVKSWIWMQQAMHPELNYNSYFRKKWLSWKIVPFKNMSIKKWLKEIKERRKEEHRLQRAEVHAAISMAGVAAALAAIAAESSGKNESTVKEAAVASAAALVAAQCAKVAEAMGAKKEQISSVIGSAMSSTSASDILTLTAAAATSLKGAATLKARSGCKNMLHGGAPVLPIEESHEVDFDFEKCRSMLGMGVHLSIETPDGKYMVRSVSVILSSEAKVVLKIRKLSLLKSKQESIILDMHAELYKDSEAETGTGYLIVLTTSKGTFKLDMEDDYQRYTTWATTINHMLMLSTSLSKYHLQFYKN, encoded by the exons ATGAATATAATGATG CTTTTAGATCCCAGGTTCATGGATTCGAATTTCAGCCCAAGCCCTACGGAGGCACATCCTGATACGATGGATTTTCTGTCTCTTGCATGGTGCAATTTTGCAGTACAAGCTTTGCAACCAGTGCAACAAGACCACCAATCTCTAGTTTCATTAGATGATCCAATTATCAAGTTTGAGAGCCCGAACATGACTCAAATCACG AAGTTGGACAAGAATGCAAAGATGGATGGTGCAGATGCCAAGCCTTTACCACCATGGAAATCTAATGATGTAAAG TCATGGATATGGATGCAACAAGCCATGCATCCAGAATTGAACTACAACAGCTATTTCCGAAAGAAATGG CTGTCATGGAAGATAGTGCCATTCAAGAACATGTCGATCAAGAAGTGGCTGAAGGAGATTAAAGAAAGGCGGAAAGAGGAACACAGGTTGCAAAGAGCTGAAGTCCATGCAGCTATATCTATGGCAGGTGTGGCAGCAGCGCTTGCTGCCATTGCGGCTGAAAGCTCTGGAAAGAATGAGAGCACTGTTAAGGAAGCAGCTGTGGCTTCTGCAGCTGCTCTGGTGGCAGCCCAGTGTGCAAAAGTTGCAGAAGCAATGGGAGCAAAGAAGGAACAGATCAGCAGTGTAATAGGTTCAGCCATGAGTAGTACAAGTGCAAGTGATATCTTAACCCTCACAGCTGCAGCTGCAACAT CATTAAAAGGAGCAGCTACACTTAAAGCAAGATCAGGATGCAAGAATATGCTACATGGGGGTGCACCTGTGCTGCCCATCGAGGAGAGCCATGAGGTTGACTTCGACTTTGAAAAGTGTAGGTCCATGCTCGGAATGGGTGTGCACCTCAGCATCGAAACACCAGATG GGAAGTACATGGTCAGATCAGTGTCCGTCATCCTAAGCAGTGAAGCCAAG GTTGTTCTTAAAATAAGGAAGCTCAGTCTGTTGAAAAGCAAGCAGGAAA GTATCATACTGGACATGCATGCAGAGCTGTATAAAGATTCAGAGGCAGAGACTGGTACAGGTTATCTTATCGTCTTGACAACGAGTAAGGGGACATTCAAACTTGACATGGAAGATGACTATCAACGTTACACGACATGGGCCACTACCATTAATCATATGCTGATGCTCTCTACTTCATTATCAAAATATCATCTTCAGTTCTACAAAAACTAA
- the LOC133712591 gene encoding uncharacterized protein LOC133712591 isoform X2 — translation MKPKVFGMTASLYFEKVSHPQWTVKIKYLNLKAFDSQQVENKKDAPPNRKERFKITHLKKGSKTEYIDEASTQAVLIFEQKEAEKANQNIEITSKVVEDIYADVFGVERRNRVRGMGTGYKWADVPFIHTENKGISKEVEELRAAVEEQKSVSARALMEVERLRIESARERNEVAEREKQREAELDKIRADQLQMMENMKKMQDLMEMPRT, via the exons ATGAAGCCAAAAGTTTTTGGAATGACGGCTTCACTGTACTTCGAAAAG GTGTCTCATCCACAATGGACTGTGAAGATCAAATATCTGAACTTGAAAGCATTTGATTCCCAG CAAGTAGAAAACAAAAAGGATGCACCGCCTAACCGTAAAGAGAGATTCAAGATAACCCACCTAAAGAAGGGATCTAAAACAGAGTACATTGATGAAGCATCAACACAAGCTGTG CTTATCTTTGAACAAAAAGAAGCAGAGAAAGCTAACCAAAACATAGAAATAACCTCTAAGGTTGTAGAAGATATATATGCTGACGTGTTTGGTGTTGAGAGGAGGAACCGAGTTAGAGGAATGGGAACGGGATATAAATGGGCTGATGTTCCTTTTATCCATACAGAAAACAAAGGGATTTCAAAAGAGGTGGAGGAACTAAGGGCTGCTGTGGAGGAACAAAAAAGTGTGTCTGCAAGAGCATTGATGGAGGTTGAAAGATTGAGAATTGAATCTGCAAGGGAAAGGAATGAAGTTGCTGAGAGAGAAAAACAACGTGAGGCAGAGTTGGATAAGATAAGAGCTGATCAACTACAGATGATGGAGAACATGAAAAAAATGCAAGACTTGATGGAAATGCCAAGGACATGA
- the LOC133712591 gene encoding uncharacterized protein LOC133712591 isoform X1 has product MSFVVDQLGNIFSLGAGIYHSSSMKPKVFGMTASLYFEKVSHPQWTVKIKYLNLKAFDSQQVENKKDAPPNRKERFKITHLKKGSKTEYIDEASTQAVLIFEQKEAEKANQNIEITSKVVEDIYADVFGVERRNRVRGMGTGYKWADVPFIHTENKGISKEVEELRAAVEEQKSVSARALMEVERLRIESARERNEVAEREKQREAELDKIRADQLQMMENMKKMQDLMEMPRT; this is encoded by the exons ATGTCGTTTGTAGTCGACCAACTTGGCAATATTTTCTCTTTGGGTGCAGGAATTTATCACAGTTCTAGTATGAAGCCAAAAGTTTTTGGAATGACGGCTTCACTGTACTTCGAAAAG GTGTCTCATCCACAATGGACTGTGAAGATCAAATATCTGAACTTGAAAGCATTTGATTCCCAG CAAGTAGAAAACAAAAAGGATGCACCGCCTAACCGTAAAGAGAGATTCAAGATAACCCACCTAAAGAAGGGATCTAAAACAGAGTACATTGATGAAGCATCAACACAAGCTGTG CTTATCTTTGAACAAAAAGAAGCAGAGAAAGCTAACCAAAACATAGAAATAACCTCTAAGGTTGTAGAAGATATATATGCTGACGTGTTTGGTGTTGAGAGGAGGAACCGAGTTAGAGGAATGGGAACGGGATATAAATGGGCTGATGTTCCTTTTATCCATACAGAAAACAAAGGGATTTCAAAAGAGGTGGAGGAACTAAGGGCTGCTGTGGAGGAACAAAAAAGTGTGTCTGCAAGAGCATTGATGGAGGTTGAAAGATTGAGAATTGAATCTGCAAGGGAAAGGAATGAAGTTGCTGAGAGAGAAAAACAACGTGAGGCAGAGTTGGATAAGATAAGAGCTGATCAACTACAGATGATGGAGAACATGAAAAAAATGCAAGACTTGATGGAAATGCCAAGGACATGA